Proteins encoded together in one Nocardioides marinisabuli window:
- a CDS encoding DUF3046 domain-containing protein, protein MRHTEFWARLDEALGRESAGSWAELFVLQELGSRTTRQALDAGVPPKQVWAAVWRALELPERYR, encoded by the coding sequence GTGAGGCACACGGAGTTCTGGGCACGGCTCGACGAGGCGCTGGGCAGGGAGTCGGCGGGCTCGTGGGCCGAGCTGTTCGTGCTCCAGGAGCTGGGCAGCCGCACCACCCGGCAGGCGCTCGACGCGGGCGTCCCGCCCAAGCAGGTCTGGGCCGCGGTCTGGCGCGCCCTCGAGCTGCCCGAGCGCTACCGGTGA
- a CDS encoding ABC transporter permease, protein MVTASTGLILQRNFLAYRRVWWIFATGFLEPVLYLFSIGVGVGALISGFEVGGREIAYAEFVAPGMLAASAMNGAVLDSTFNFFFKLKYSKLFDQMLATPLTTSDIARGELAWSLLRGGLYSLGFLLVMLAMGLVSSWWAVLVLPAALLIGLAFGAVAMALTTFMRSWQDFELVTLTTLPMFLFSATFFPVTTYPGALRWVVEATPLYRGVVLCRELTTGAVSWDSAVSVVYLVAMGLVGLVVARRRLDSLLLT, encoded by the coding sequence ATGGTGACCGCGAGCACCGGGCTCATCCTGCAGCGCAACTTCCTGGCCTACCGGAGGGTCTGGTGGATCTTCGCCACCGGCTTCCTCGAGCCGGTGCTCTACCTGTTCTCGATCGGCGTCGGCGTCGGCGCGCTGATCAGCGGCTTCGAGGTCGGCGGCCGCGAGATCGCGTACGCCGAGTTCGTCGCCCCCGGCATGCTCGCGGCCTCGGCGATGAACGGCGCGGTGCTCGACTCGACGTTCAACTTCTTCTTCAAGCTCAAGTACTCCAAGCTCTTCGACCAGATGCTCGCCACCCCGCTGACCACCAGCGACATCGCCCGCGGCGAGCTGGCGTGGTCGCTGCTGCGCGGCGGCCTCTACTCGCTGGGCTTCCTGCTGGTGATGCTGGCGATGGGGCTGGTCTCGTCGTGGTGGGCGGTGCTGGTGCTGCCGGCGGCGCTGCTCATCGGGCTGGCGTTCGGGGCCGTGGCCATGGCCCTGACCACCTTCATGCGCTCGTGGCAGGACTTCGAGCTGGTGACCCTGACGACGCTGCCGATGTTCCTGTTCTCGGCGACCTTCTTCCCGGTCACGACCTACCCGGGCGCGCTGCGCTGGGTGGTGGAGGCGACGCCTCTCTACCGGGGCGTGGTGCTGTGCCGCGAGCTCACCACCGGTGCCGTCTCGTGGGACTCCGCGGTCTCGGTGGTCTACCTGGTCGCGATGGGCCTGGTCGGCCTGGTGGTCGCCCGCCGGCGGCTCGACTCGCTCCTGCTGACCTGA
- a CDS encoding ABC transporter ATP-binding protein encodes MIEARGLRKSFDGFEAVRGIDVDVRRGEAFGFLGPNGAGKSSTMRMVAAVSPVTSGRLRILGLDPAVDGPAIRARIGVCPQEDTLDTELSVRDNLYVYGRYFGMGRREVRERVAELLDFVQLSDKADARVEGLSGGMKRRLTIARSLVNSPELLLLDEPTTGLDPQARHVVWERLFRLKQQGVTLVLTTHYMDEAEQLTDRLVVMDKGLVVAEGSPLQLIREHSTREVAELRFGVAEPGAGHERLVERVADLAERVEVLPDRLLLYTGDGEETLAKVHERGLEPVATLVRRASLEDVFLRLTGRTLVE; translated from the coding sequence ATGATCGAGGCCCGCGGCCTGCGCAAGAGCTTCGACGGGTTCGAGGCCGTGCGCGGCATCGACGTCGACGTGCGGCGTGGGGAGGCCTTCGGCTTCCTGGGCCCCAACGGGGCGGGGAAGTCCTCGACGATGCGGATGGTCGCGGCCGTCTCGCCCGTCACCAGCGGGCGGCTGCGGATCCTGGGCCTCGACCCCGCGGTCGACGGCCCCGCGATCCGGGCCCGGATCGGGGTCTGCCCCCAGGAGGACACCCTCGACACCGAGCTCTCGGTGCGCGACAACCTCTACGTCTACGGGCGCTACTTCGGGATGGGGCGCCGCGAGGTGCGCGAGCGCGTCGCCGAGCTGCTCGACTTCGTGCAGCTCTCCGACAAGGCCGATGCCCGGGTCGAGGGCCTGTCCGGCGGCATGAAGCGCCGCCTGACGATCGCCCGCTCGCTGGTGAACTCGCCCGAGCTGCTGCTCCTCGACGAGCCCACCACCGGGCTCGACCCGCAGGCGCGCCACGTGGTGTGGGAGCGGCTCTTCCGGCTCAAGCAGCAGGGGGTGACCCTGGTCCTGACCACGCACTACATGGACGAGGCCGAGCAGCTCACCGACCGGCTGGTGGTGATGGACAAGGGCCTCGTGGTCGCCGAGGGGTCGCCGCTGCAGCTGATCCGGGAGCACTCGACCCGCGAGGTCGCCGAGCTGCGCTTCGGTGTCGCCGAGCCCGGGGCGGGCCACGAGCGGCTCGTCGAGCGGGTCGCCGACCTCGCCGAGCGGGTGGAGGTGCTGCCCGACCGGCTGCTGCTCTACACCGGCGACGGCGAGGAGACCCTGGCCAAGGTGCACGAGCGCGGGCTGGAGCCGGTGGCCACGCTCGTGCGGCGCGCCTCGCTGGAGGACGTGTTCCTGCGCCTGACCGGACGGACGCTGGTCGAGTGA
- a CDS encoding ABC transporter permease: MTSSAPTGTLDGALRLVDYWATVYRRTWRGSIVTSFVTPLLYVLAMGVLLGGFVEADAEVLEGATTYLAFVVPGMVAATTMTTVVGEVTYPVMAMVKWNKTYYSMTATPLAVPDIVLAHLGFVAFRVTVTAAVFLAVTAPFGVYESLPGVLAALVVQVLLGMAFAAPVYAFAAGLRDETAFALVFRLGMIPMFLFSGAFFPVANLDAPLEALARATPLWHGVDLTRMLVLGVPDWSMVLVHVGYLLALVALGWWWALRRLTRRLAQ; encoded by the coding sequence GTGACGAGCAGCGCACCGACCGGCACCCTGGACGGCGCCCTGCGGCTGGTCGACTACTGGGCCACCGTCTACCGCCGCACCTGGCGCGGCAGCATCGTGACGTCGTTCGTCACACCGTTGCTCTACGTGCTGGCGATGGGCGTCCTGCTGGGCGGCTTCGTCGAGGCCGACGCCGAGGTGCTGGAGGGCGCGACGACGTACCTGGCCTTCGTGGTGCCGGGCATGGTGGCGGCGACCACGATGACCACGGTGGTGGGCGAGGTGACCTACCCGGTGATGGCGATGGTGAAGTGGAACAAGACCTACTACTCCATGACCGCCACCCCGCTCGCCGTGCCCGACATCGTGCTGGCCCACCTGGGCTTCGTGGCCTTCCGCGTCACCGTCACCGCGGCGGTCTTCCTGGCCGTCACCGCGCCCTTCGGGGTCTACGAGTCGCTGCCCGGGGTGCTGGCCGCGCTGGTGGTGCAGGTGCTGCTCGGGATGGCCTTCGCGGCCCCGGTCTACGCGTTCGCCGCCGGGCTGCGCGACGAGACCGCCTTCGCGCTGGTCTTCCGGCTCGGGATGATCCCGATGTTCCTCTTCTCCGGCGCCTTCTTCCCCGTCGCCAACCTCGACGCGCCCCTCGAGGCGCTGGCGCGCGCCACGCCGCTGTGGCACGGCGTCGACCTGACCCGGATGCTGGTGCTGGGCGTGCCCGACTGGTCGATGGTGCTCGTGCACGTGGGCTACCTGCTCGCCCTCGTGGCGCTCGGCTGGTGGTGGGCCCTGCGGCGCCTGACCCGGAGGCTCGCCCAGTGA